In Metopolophium dirhodum isolate CAU chromosome 5, ASM1992520v1, whole genome shotgun sequence, the sequence CTCTGCATTGTATAATGtaactacattttataatataaatcgaaaTGACGCtgtggtataaattatatatttttttatataggtatgtaataacaGTGTGTGTCGTATTTGTATGACtacttatatagattataggtagggacataatattatagtgtactcaaaaaaaatatacatagtatcTATCAGTATTcactacctacataaataaaattatactgattttcgttaaattattttacaaaaaaaactattccaaatatttgTCTTTTAATAATCATTCTGCGCTTTTgctatatttgaaattatgagtttcaatataatattagttaaatttgtagtaggtatacaatatttcatatgactttatattattttatattttgtatacaaatatatacacaattaaaaattacagaGGTAGGTATTTCTTTATTTCATAGGAATAGCGAATACTCTTTATTCAAACTGCTTTAActgcattttttttgttatataaattacatagtaTTGTTGTACGTATTACATTGTTAATGGTACgcaaaaacacaaaaaactataaacagcagaaaaaaaatgttttattatgtataaaaacgtTCAATGAACTTGAGCAATGAGcatattatggtaaaataaataattgcactatacatttaaataattattatttattttagaaggTCATACAGTTAGTGCACAAGTCCTAATGCTTaaagctatataatatgtggacATGTGGTATTCAATATAGGGATTGGTAAAGTCCTCTATAGGCTCTATATTATACTTGAGACTTGACTACTTGAGTATTACTACAGCCATCTGTCGTATCGAATTCGTATCCATAAGCATTCTCCCAAAAAAAGTGCTCGTGTAAAAAAACTTCATTGTAAATGCAACTTGCAagattatagatttttaaaaatctaagaaTGTCTTATATACTTTACCGATtatgacattattttatttattcaattgataaattatacttGCGATTATGGAATTGATCTCCTAGATACCTAGTTACATTACTGTAGACAACGGATacgagtaggtaggtacgtacttTAAAAACATTAGTTTAGTTATAGGCAAAcgatacctatacggctatatcTAAAAGtttgttcaaaataaaactattattatttataataattacctactaatagATTTTTCGTCGAATTGAGACActcataaattcatattatgcttataaattataagttataaccattgTGTAACTGcgtttttgatatttactcgttTAAACCGTAGATTCGATACCGATAACGTAATGCACTTCTCAACGGGGGTCGCGACCACTCGGAAGGTTGACGGTTATCAGCGTCCAGcgacttataatatttataacagaaTATTATGGTCATTGgcttcataaatcataattgcCTTTTGTCTGAAGCGTCTGGCATTGTCTATAATGTTCGTTTTCTTTCAGATTTGATtcttaatatattagttattaacccGACTGAGTGTAATACTGTAATGTATTGGTTCAAAtaaattttgtataggtactttgtTGTTTTATCTTATACATTAtgtctactatataatatataaaggtacTCATGACCAGATACAGTATATAGCATAGGTACACCCTTCGATAATAATACAAACCGGTAATtggttttatatacatattttataattatcttgtatttttgttttcgtaTTGTAAATGTGTCTTCAAAAAGAATAATGTACCCCAATAAAAGAATTGGACCAACCTGAAATGTCCATAATCAAccggtacctataggtatgtgCATTCCTTTAAAGTAGTACCTAACCACGCACTCCGAAGACTAtactagtatatatttttaaccgtGACCTGTTTCGAAAAGTAATATCCAAGTGAAGTCGATCTTCATGTCACCCTCGTTGTAAGTAAGGAGACGATTGTTATTCGGTCACGGCTATAGGACTAATCTATATGGTTTATTGTTCGACGTTCTATAACGCTATCAGTCACGCCCGCACAAAATGTCTTGAGAACAATAAAAAGAACTTAATACCTACTCTACACccgttcaattattattactatatctgGAGAGCCTAAAAACGAACTTTGATAGCTACCGGTATCTTATAAATTCTACACACTCACTCTGTAGTCACTCTCCGTGCTTATATACTGTTTTATAAATAGCTACAGGTAGCCCCAAGGTAGGTCATAGGTATACGTGTACAAATGCTGAATATTTATATGGTTTTTGTCATAGgcatataaattgtatgaataatattaatgttttatcttaaataatttaaagctaatataattaataaatgtcgatatttaatatattgattatacatttgttatattatagatatttttttagtttttaaatagtttctaatagtaggtatagttaCAACTGATAATATAAAGTACACtagtaaatacaataatgtattttataatacctttaTGTTATACATTGCAGGTCAAAGAAAccttttaagtacctacattatatgtacatttaaaacaaatccaCCAGTTTCCAGAAATATAATTACAGTTTTCAACGAATCACtagacaaaatcaattttaactaGACTATTCTcttggaagtttttttttaaactacctatacatttttaagaaattttattttaatgttcattaggtattgattaaaatttaaattcaagttAAATCTAAAacgtatatttgaaaataatataacaggtcatttattgtattgtattctacatccattattaaaatttaaaaaatggtgatatcctaaaaaataaaatttatatcaaaatacattattcatagACTTGCGTTTACTCTCCCCCCCCCTATACATctgttacatacttacatatacatagtatacatttttaaacgaaCGAATTTAACCTCAGTATGTTTTATGGCTAAAAAATTAGGCAGGTAATATCATGtcaatttaaaatgtgaatattGATCAAAgcataaaaacttaaaatgcaGATGGTTTTTAATCGAACAGCAACTATAATGTTAAGTACTTGAAATATTAGTTGAAGTTTATACGAAATGTGTATGCTGCAGTAGTTACTCGTACTTGgttcattattatagtataataatataatatattactaagcGGTAAAAAAGTGTGTTCCGAATCGCTAAACAAGATTAATTTTAGTGTCTCGTCGATGAACACTCGTACAAAAAATACATTCGGTATTGAAACCTGTACACAAAATGTTGTCCTAAATAGTCCTATAAATCGCATTGTAAATTATTGCAttaaccatttaaataatttcgattttttgctttaacaatgtacattttatacgcgacattgtattaaacttgtaaactgattgtatatatatatatatatatatatatatagtaagatcaatattttgttttaggtcCAATAAGCAAAAATAATATGACTGACTTCCAGCGGACTCGTAGCAAGGTGTGGTTCCCCAATTTGGACGATGACGATGAAGATATTCATCACTCGTGGCGCCGACAACCATCCTCGTCACCAGATAGCAGACGTGTGTCGTCTGGCAGCCCGAGCAACGGTAGTCACAAGTCACAGGACTCCGGTTTTTCAGATTCCGAGAGTAGTCCCTTAGGATTGTCAAAAGCTTTGCCGAAAGAAGACAAGCAACATGACAATACGAATGCGTTTACCGACAAATTGCCAGACGGAGTGTTACCCGAAGCCCCAGTTCCTAGAGTGCCATCGCCTTGCGAACCCCATCCACAATCGCCCAATCATTGCAATTGTCTTCTACCAGCTTGCGAATTGTCCAGAAAGTTCCGTTCGTTCGAGTTTTCCACCGCCGAGGAAACGTCACCATTCAGACCGACGACAAAAAGGTACGAGGAAGAACCGGCACGCACACCCAACCGGACGTGTTTTATCGTTGACGAATTGCCAAAAACCACCGTAGTATTATCGACTCCGAGCTCAGTGAAAAGTTTTGACGGCCATTTCGATCAGTCTGAAAACGTTACTGTTGTAGAAAACATCAAACAGGACTGCATCAAAAATAACGAATTGATTATCGATCCACCAACACCGTTTGTCGACCGTTTTAACGATGTGGACACAGTGAGTCTATGTGAATCCGACAGACCGGGCTCACCTGAGCATACGTCTACACCAAAATCGACCAAAAACAGATGTTGTACGCCCAGGTTACATTATAGAAAAGATCTACAATTAAGAAAACCAAAACATCTAAAAAATAGCTTTTCCAGGTTAGTTTTTAATAccaaaatcataatacaattagataatagatatactatatctagtctctatattatatacatatagattataggtataatactataataggtactctatatagtatatgacgttattattaaattatacgctcgagcagttatatattatgccatatgggggtagatattttgttttattctatGAAATCTGAATAACTTATCGATGaactgatataaatattataccaaatcaaatttttaatattattttatttcattaaattacgtgtatctataaatatttaattgaatctAAATTGAGAACACTTttgaatttcttttaaaatttagattactatgaatatttaataattacatttaaaatatactatagtctataagttAACAATATTGTTTCCAGAATTGAACGTGAAAACGAAGTGCCCGTTGGCCAGTGGCTAAACGAACTGAGGTTTAGATGCGAACCTGAATGTATGACCACTTTACAATCGAAATCAATAGCAACTTCAGAAGATGCGTGTCGTTTTTCTACAGTTGTCTGCACCGATTCTGAAGTTGTGCGGGACCTTTATCAACGTACAAAATCCATATCTgatgaatttataaaagtttacaGGTAGGTGctctaatttatttgtttataggtacctattggctattctacatatgataatttatttataatttctctTAGTGATTTGAACAAATGTCCAGTTGATAATTTTGGACCATCTGTCCATACATTAACTGGTCTGTTATTGGACTTTGTTTGTGATCACGAGAGTGAACTACCTGAACACGGCCAAGAGTTATGCATGGACTTGGTAGATGTTTCCGAGAAACTAAGAATTCATGCTAACCGACGTCTAGGCAACAGAAAGATTATTCTAAACGACGTGTCCGCACTAGGACAAATATTTAGTGAATTAATCGACGCTTTGTTAATGAAGAAAATACAGGTAAAGATAATGatagtttataggtttatgttttgggtatataattattttcatcgaATAATAATTCATACTATTTGCTTAAACTTTTAGTCTTTGGTGGACATATTGGAAGAACCAAGCACTGATATTGA encodes:
- the LOC132944515 gene encoding protein inscuteable homolog, producing MTDFQRTRSKVWFPNLDDDDEDIHHSWRRQPSSSPDSRRVSSGSPSNGSHKSQDSGFSDSESSPLGLSKALPKEDKQHDNTNAFTDKLPDGVLPEAPVPRVPSPCEPHPQSPNHCNCLLPACELSRKFRSFEFSTAEETSPFRPTTKRYEEEPARTPNRTCFIVDELPKTTVVLSTPSSVKSFDGHFDQSENVTVVENIKQDCIKNNELIIDPPTPFVDRFNDVDTVSLCESDRPGSPEHTSTPKSTKNRCCTPRLHYRKDLQLRKPKHLKNSFSRIERENEVPVGQWLNELRFRCEPECMTTLQSKSIATSEDACRFSTVVCTDSEVVRDLYQRTKSISDEFIKVYSDLNKCPVDNFGPSVHTLTGLLLDFVCDHESELPEHGQELCMDLVDVSEKLRIHANRRLGNRKIILNDVSALGQIFSELIDALLMKKIQSLVDILEEPSTDIELVKTMSSINSLGLESVHLGSLVTKCNGVRSLLTVCIEAASSTVRSAALRTLAMVCCSSDSIRQFEKAGGVEILSDVLGSRNRSEKELTDAVSVLAQITAPWIEDNHVVNGLSEYLDTIISSLTYLVETTRSSETLLLSSAALANITFMEPNAIWTILNMGTAGSLIEAVRKNGTKSSVFLQEQTATLLANMAAVPEARPHMAANHAVIALLCFLQVRHSPLQRVPEILAAERLQHKTAIALSRLCSDVEVSKQFVELEGVNRLIRLCKDERERNHSDGVLVACLASLRKIAANCGKEIMNQYDAAELIEPRLLDSFLLYSSKQESYV